DNA from Passer domesticus isolate bPasDom1 unplaced genomic scaffold, bPasDom1.hap1 HAP1_SCAFFOLD_363, whole genome shotgun sequence:
CCCCAGGGTTATAAGCCCAGTTCCCCACTGCGTCTGGAACTCCCTGAGCACCCCtagacccctccccagccctgcccagcagcccttcCAGGCCCCCCCAGTCATACCCCAAGACCTATGAggctccccagccccctcagccctgccctgcatcTCTTCCAGATCCCCCCAGTCATGCCCCAGGGGTTATGAGACTCCTCAGCCTGGCTTCCTCCTGGGTCTGGAGCATCCTGAGCACCCTCAGCCCCCtagtccctccccagccctgccctgcagcccttccaCATCCCCTCAGTCGCTCCCCAAAGgttccagctcagccccacagcaATTCCGGTctttctgcagctcttccagATCACCTCAGTCATGACCCAGGGGTtatgagcccccccagccccccctcagcccagctcccctcctggtctggagctccccagccccctcagccctgccctgcagcccttccaGATGCCCCCAATCACGCCCCAGGGCTATGAGgctcctcagcccagctccccacTAGGTCTGGAGCTCCCTGAGCACCCCTAgacccctgcccagccctcccctGCATGTCTTCCAGATTCCCCCAGTCATGCCCCAGGGGTTATGAGCCCCCTCAGCCTGGCTTCCTCCTGGGTCTGGAGCtccctgagcacccccagccccctccccagccccccaagccctgccctgcagcccccccagatccccccaggACCTATGAGACTCCCCAGTCCCCCCTCAGCCCAGTCCCTCTCAGGGTctggagccccccagcccctccccagccccctgacCTGCCGGGCTGTCAGCAGGGACTCGTCCACCTCCCTCTTGATGTCGCCGTTGTCATCCAGCTCCCCCCTCTCGAGGGCGGCCAGCCAGCgccgctcctcctcctcctcttcctcctcttcctcctcctcctcctcctccccctcctcacGGGGGGGGAAGCAGCTCTCGGGGTCCAGCTCGGGCAGTGGGGAGGGGGCCAGGTTGCTGTCCTCGTCTGGGAACGGCCCCGGGGGTGGGGGTCACACCAGAGCAGCCCttgcccacccagccctgctctgagccccccatgtccctcccctgcccacccagccctgctctgagccccccatttcccccctcctgcccacccagccctgctctgagccccccatttccctcccctgcccacccagccccacTCTGAGCCCCCCATGTCCCTCTcctgcccacccagccctgctctgagcccccCATGTCCCTCCCCTGCCCACCCAGCCCCGCTCTGAGCCCCCCaattcctccccctccccacccagccccgcTCTGagccccccatttcccccccctgcccacccagccctgctctgagccccccatttcccccccctgCCCACCCAGCCCCGCTCACCCAGCCATGCCCGGTACTGCTCGATGGGGACGCTGGGctcctcctcgtcccctgccaGCAGCGGGGACGGCGAGTGCGGCCCCTCGGGGACCACCGTGAACGTGGGGACGCTGCAGGGGGACAGAGAGGATTTGGGGGAGGCACGGAACGCGCCCggccctgcctcctcctcctcctcctccccacttTGGGTGCCCAGGgtctgcccccagctcccttCTCACCTCTTGGTGCCCAGGATCTGCCCTCCCAGCTTAATCCGGAGCCGCAGCCGGGGCTGCCGAGGGGGTTCGGGCCCCGGGGGCGGCCCGGCCTCGTGGTGGTGCCGTTTCTTGTGCTTTTTCTTGTGCTTCTTGTGTTTCTTCTTGTGGCCGCCATGGCCGCCCGCCTCGGCCTCCTGCCCTGTCAGGGGGAGCGCGGGGTCAGCGAGGGGTCACTACGGGCTCTGTCCCGCCGGGGGGCGATCCCGCAGCGGCCCCGGGccctccccggccccgcgccctcTCACCGTGGCCGCCGGCCTCCATCCCGCCGCGCCGCCAGGCCCTGCGCATCCGCCCGCGGGGGACCCAATTCGGGACGGACCCACTTCCGCCCAAACTCGCTTCCGCCCGGACTGGCTCCCGCCCGTTATGCGCAGCGGGTGACACTGCCGCCGCCATCTTTGATGTGGGCGTGTTGTGCGCCGTCCCGGCGGGAAACCGGCGCCGCGGGTGCTTTTGGGCCGGGGGGGGCAGGTGTGAGAGCCCAGGTGAGCGCTCAGGTGAGAGCTCAGGTGAGCGCTGTGCAGGTGAGGGGGAAAGCATGGCGTGAACACCCCGCTGCGGCCTCAGCTGTGGCTGAAAGCGCGGCGTGAGCACCCCGCTGCGGCCCCCGGTGCGAGCCGAGCGGGCCCGGGGCCTGCGGGCGGCGGATGCCGGGCGCgccgggcagggcagtgcccgCAGCTCAGGGccatcctgcccctctgcccggCCGGGTGGGCACACCTGGAGcgctgggcacagggctgggcccctcGGGAGCACAGAGAGCGCCTGGAGCGGGGCCATGGCCGTGCTTCGGGCTCTGGAGCGTTTCCccgctgagggagctgggcctggtgCGCAGGGGGAAACTGAGAGGGGAATTCGTGGATCCACACAAATATCcacaaaacccctcaaaaattCACAGAAAATCTTCAATTACCCACCCAAATATTCAGCCAAATCTCTCATCTGAGCGTGGATCCCATCCATTCACAcaaaaaccccatccagccccaAAAATCTCTCCTCAGGGTGCCAGGATGGTGCCCAGGGCGGGATGAGGAGTTTTGAATTCATCAATCCACAGAAATATCCCAAATATCCACACAAACCCCTCAGATACCCAcccaaatgtcccaaatattcacaaaaaacccctcaaatacCCGTCTAAATATCTCAAATATCTACACAAACCCCTCAGATACCCACCCAAATACGTTGAATATTCATCCAAATCTCTCATCTGAGTGTGGATCCCATCCATCACACAAAAACCACATCcaaccccaaaaatctctcCCCAGGGGTGCCAGGATGGTGCCCAGGGCGGGATGAGGAGTTTTGAATTCATCGATCCACACAAATACCCCaaatatcaaaaaaaaaaccctcagataTCCACCCAAATATTCACCCAAATCTCTCATCTGAGCGTGGATCCCATCCATTCACGcaaaaaccccatccagccccaAAAATCACTCCTCAGGGTGCCAGGATGGCGCCCAGGGCAGGATGAGGAGTTTTGACTTCATCAATCCACAGAAATATCCCAAATATCCACAAAACCCCCTTGATTACCCACCTAAGTATCCCAAATATccacacaaaaccccccaaatacCCACCCAAATATCCCGAATATCCACACAAACCCCTCAGATACCCAcccaaatgtcccaaatattcacaaaaaacccctcaaatacCCGTCTAAATATCTCAAATATCTACACAAGCCCCTCAGATATCCACCCAAATATCCCGAATATTCACCCAAATCTCTCATCTGAGTgtggatccatccatccacacaaaaaaaacccatccaGCCCCAAAAATCGCCCCCCCACAGGGGTGCCAGGGTGGTGCCCAGGGCATGATGAGGAGTTTTGACTTCATAAAGTCAAATCCTCAGAAATATCTCAAATGTCCTCACTAAACTCTCAAATACCCacccaaatatcccaaatatcCACACAAAACACTCAAATACCCacccaaatatcccaaatatcCACACAAACCCCTCAGATACCCAcccaaatgtcccaaatattcacaaaaacccctcaaatacCCGTCTAAATATCTCAAATATCTACACAAACCCCTCAGATATCCACCCAAATATCTCAAATATTCACCCAAATCTCCCATCTCAgcatggatccatccatccacacaaaaaaccccatccagccccaAAAATCTCTCCTGAGGGTGCCAGgatggtgcccagggcaggatgaAGAGTTTTGACTTCATCAATGCACAGAAATATCCCAAATATCCACATAAAACCCTCAGATATCCACCTAAATATCCCAAATATCCACACAAACCCCCCAAATACCCTCCTAAATATCCCAAATATCCTCAAAAAACCCTCAAATACCCacccaaatatcccaaatatcCGCAAAACCCCCTCAGATATCCACCTAAGTATCCCAAATATCCACATAAAACTCTCAAATACCCacccaaatatcccaaatatcCACACAAAACTCTCAAATACCCACCTAAATATCCCAATTATCCTCACAAAAATCTCAAATACCCACCTAAATATCCACACAAACCCCTTAGATACCCacccaaatatcccaaatattCACAAAAACCTCTTAAATACCCACCCAAATCTCCCAAATATcctcaaaaacccctcaaatacCCACC
Protein-coding regions in this window:
- the INO80B gene encoding INO80 complex subunit B isoform X7, producing MDGIHAQMRDLGEYLGPAPSAGKRSRARSTAMAPLQALSVLPRGPALCPALQRSPELSPERSPGLSHLPPPAQKHPRRRFPAGTAHNTPTSKMAAAVSPAAHNGREPVRAEASLGGSGSVPNWVPRGRMRRAWRRGGMEAGGHGQEAEAGGHGGHKKKHKKHKKKHKKRHHHEAGPPPGPEPPRQPRLRLRIKLGGQILGTKSVPTFTVVPEGPHSPSPLLAGDEEEPSVPIEQYRAWLDEDSNLAPSPLPELDPESCFPPREEGEEEEEEEEEEEEEEERRWLAALERGELDDNGDIKREVDESLLTARQRALLHKQQSQPLLQLPMGAKAKEVTEEMREKREERARRRRLQAARKAEESKNQTIERLTRTNKAKVRALRERRARPRPCAVVHYRSAADGVTVSFPAGLPPPLPAAAAPPAPPARPCAVPGCTNARRYCCARTGRPLCSLGCYQRNLQLLQGAG
- the INO80B gene encoding INO80 complex subunit B isoform X1, translating into MNSKLLIPPWAPSWHPWGEIFGVGCGFCVMDGIHTQMRDLDEYSTYLGPAPSAGKRSRARSTAMAPLQALSVLPRGPALCPALQVCPPGRAEGQDGPELRALPCPARPASAARRPRARSARTGGRSGVLTPRFQPQLRPQRGVHAMLSPSPAQRSPELSPERSPGLSHLPPPAQKHPRRRFPAGTAHNTPTSKMAAAVSPAAHNGREPVRAEASLGGSGSVPNWVPRGRMRRAWRRGGMEAGGHGQEAEAGGHGGHKKKHKKHKKKHKKRHHHEAGPPPGPEPPRQPRLRLRIKLGGQILGTKSVPTFTVVPEGPHSPSPLLAGDEEEPSVPIEQYRAWLDEDSNLAPSPLPELDPESCFPPREEGEEEEEEEEEEEEEEERRWLAALERGELDDNGDIKREVDESLLTARQRALLHKQQSQPLLQLPMGAKAKEVTEEMREKREERARRRRLQAARKAEESKNQTIERLTRTNKAKVRALRERRARPRPCAVVHYRSAADGVTVSFPAGLPPPLPAAAAPPAPPARPCAVPGCTNARRYCCARTGRPLCSLGCYQRNLQLLQGAG
- the INO80B gene encoding INO80 complex subunit B isoform X5; its protein translation is MGDWVRVDGATLRWGIWVNIRDIWFPPAHQAQLPQRGNAPEPEARPWPRSRRSLCSRGAQPCAQRSSAHLSSHLSAHLGSHTCPPRPKSTRGAGFPPGRRTTRPHQRWRRQCHPLRITGGSQSGRKRVWAEVGPSRIGSPAGGCAGPGGAAGWRPAATEAEAGGHGGHKKKHKKHKKKHKKRHHHEAGPPPGPEPPRQPRLRLRIKLGGQILGTKSVPTFTVVPEGPHSPSPLLAGDEEEPSVPIEQYRAWLDEDSNLAPSPLPELDPESCFPPREEGEEEEEEEEEEEEEEERRWLAALERGELDDNGDIKREVDESLLTARQRALLHKQQSQPLLQLPMGAKAKEVTEEMREKREERARRRRLQAARKAEESKNQTIERLTRTNKAKVRALRERRARPRPCAVVHYRSAADGVTVSFPAGLPPPLPAAAAPPAPPARPCAVPGCTNARRYCCARTGRPLCSLGCYQRNLQLLQGAG
- the INO80B gene encoding INO80 complex subunit B isoform X3, yielding MGDLGEYSGYLGPAPSAGKRSRARSTAMAPLQALSVLPRGPALCPALQVCPPGRAEGQDGPELRALPCPARPASAARRPRARSARTGGRSGVLTPRFQPQLRPQRGVHAMLSPSPAQRSPELSPERSPGLSHLPPPAQKHPRRRFPAGTAHNTPTSKMAAAVSPAAHNGREPVRAEASLGGSGSVPNWVPRGRMRRAWRRGGMEAGGHGQEAEAGGHGGHKKKHKKHKKKHKKRHHHEAGPPPGPEPPRQPRLRLRIKLGGQILGTKSVPTFTVVPEGPHSPSPLLAGDEEEPSVPIEQYRAWLDEDSNLAPSPLPELDPESCFPPREEGEEEEEEEEEEEEEEERRWLAALERGELDDNGDIKREVDESLLTARQRALLHKQQSQPLLQLPMGAKAKEVTEEMREKREERARRRRLQAARKAEESKNQTIERLTRTNKAKVRALRERRARPRPCAVVHYRSAADGVTVSFPAGLPPPLPAAAAPPAPPARPCAVPGCTNARRYCCARTGRPLCSLGCYQRNLQLLQGAG
- the INO80B gene encoding INO80 complex subunit B isoform X2, which translates into the protein MDGIHAQMRDLGEYLGPAPSAGKRSRARSTAMAPLQALSVLPRGPALCPALQVCPPGRAEGQDGPELRALPCPARPASAARRPRARSARTGGRSGVLTPRFQPQLRPQRGVHAMLSPSPAQRSPELSPERSPGLSHLPPPAQKHPRRRFPAGTAHNTPTSKMAAAVSPAAHNGREPVRAEASLGGSGSVPNWVPRGRMRRAWRRGGMEAGGHGQEAEAGGHGGHKKKHKKHKKKHKKRHHHEAGPPPGPEPPRQPRLRLRIKLGGQILGTKSVPTFTVVPEGPHSPSPLLAGDEEEPSVPIEQYRAWLDEDSNLAPSPLPELDPESCFPPREEGEEEEEEEEEEEEEEERRWLAALERGELDDNGDIKREVDESLLTARQRALLHKQQSQPLLQLPMGAKAKEVTEEMREKREERARRRRLQAARKAEESKNQTIERLTRTNKAKVRALRERRARPRPCAVVHYRSAADGVTVSFPAGLPPPLPAAAAPPAPPARPCAVPGCTNARRYCCARTGRPLCSLGCYQRNLQLLQGAG
- the INO80B gene encoding INO80 complex subunit B isoform X9 — its product is MEPRSDGGFGAHLSSHLSAHLGSHTCPPRPKSTRGAGFPPGRRTTRPHQRWRRQCHPLRITGGSQSGRKRVWAEVGPSRIGSPAGGCAGPGGAAGWRPAATEAEAGGHGGHKKKHKKHKKKHKKRHHHEAGPPPGPEPPRQPRLRLRIKLGGQILGTKSVPTFTVVPEGPHSPSPLLAGDEEEPSVPIEQYRAWLDEDSNLAPSPLPELDPESCFPPREEGEEEEEEEEEEEEEEERRWLAALERGELDDNGDIKREVDESLLTARQRALLHKQQSQPLLQLPMGAKAKEVTEEMREKREERARRRRLQAARKAEESKNQTIERLTRTNKAKVRALRERRARPRPCAVVHYRSAADGVTVSFPAGLPPPLPAAAAPPAPPARPCAVPGCTNARRYCCARTGRPLCSLGCYQRNLQLLQGAG
- the INO80B gene encoding INO80 complex subunit B isoform X6; translated protein: MGDWVRVDGATLRWGIWVNIRDIWAQLPQRGNAPEPEARPWPRSRRSLCSRGAQPCAQRSSAHLSSHLSAHLGSHTCPPRPKSTRGAGFPPGRRTTRPHQRWRRQCHPLRITGGSQSGRKRVWAEVGPSRIGSPAGGCAGPGGAAGWRPAATEAEAGGHGGHKKKHKKHKKKHKKRHHHEAGPPPGPEPPRQPRLRLRIKLGGQILGTKSVPTFTVVPEGPHSPSPLLAGDEEEPSVPIEQYRAWLDEDSNLAPSPLPELDPESCFPPREEGEEEEEEEEEEEEEEERRWLAALERGELDDNGDIKREVDESLLTARQRALLHKQQSQPLLQLPMGAKAKEVTEEMREKREERARRRRLQAARKAEESKNQTIERLTRTNKAKVRALRERRARPRPCAVVHYRSAADGVTVSFPAGLPPPLPAAAAPPAPPARPCAVPGCTNARRYCCARTGRPLCSLGCYQRNLQLLQGAG
- the INO80B gene encoding INO80 complex subunit B isoform X8 — encoded protein: MNIQRIWAQLPQRGNAPEPEARPWPRSRRSLCSRGAQPCAQRSSAHLSSHLSAHLGSHTCPPRPKSTRGAGFPPGRRTTRPHQRWRRQCHPLRITGGSQSGRKRVWAEVGPSRIGSPAGGCAGPGGAAGWRPAATEAEAGGHGGHKKKHKKHKKKHKKRHHHEAGPPPGPEPPRQPRLRLRIKLGGQILGTKSVPTFTVVPEGPHSPSPLLAGDEEEPSVPIEQYRAWLDEDSNLAPSPLPELDPESCFPPREEGEEEEEEEEEEEEEEERRWLAALERGELDDNGDIKREVDESLLTARQRALLHKQQSQPLLQLPMGAKAKEVTEEMREKREERARRRRLQAARKAEESKNQTIERLTRTNKAKVRALRERRARPRPCAVVHYRSAADGVTVSFPAGLPPPLPAAAAPPAPPARPCAVPGCTNARRYCCARTGRPLCSLGCYQRNLQLLQGAG
- the INO80B gene encoding INO80 complex subunit B isoform X4, which translates into the protein MAPLQALSVLPRGPALCPALQVCPPGRAEGQDGPELRALPCPARPASAARRPRARSARTGGRSGVLTPRFQPQLRPQRGVHAMLSPSPAQRSPELSPERSPGLSHLPPPAQKHPRRRFPAGTAHNTPTSKMAAAVSPAAHNGREPVRAEASLGGSGSVPNWVPRGRMRRAWRRGGMEAGGHGQEAEAGGHGGHKKKHKKHKKKHKKRHHHEAGPPPGPEPPRQPRLRLRIKLGGQILGTKSVPTFTVVPEGPHSPSPLLAGDEEEPSVPIEQYRAWLDEDSNLAPSPLPELDPESCFPPREEGEEEEEEEEEEEEEEERRWLAALERGELDDNGDIKREVDESLLTARQRALLHKQQSQPLLQLPMGAKAKEVTEEMREKREERARRRRLQAARKAEESKNQTIERLTRTNKAKVRALRERRARPRPCAVVHYRSAADGVTVSFPAGLPPPLPAAAAPPAPPARPCAVPGCTNARRYCCARTGRPLCSLGCYQRNLQLLQGAG